In the Apteryx mantelli isolate bAptMan1 chromosome 1, bAptMan1.hap1, whole genome shotgun sequence genome, one interval contains:
- the ASCL4 gene encoding achaete-scute homolog 4 has product MDSNKDDGRLLNRIAFSGATSLANSHGTPHVVPLREPFGVPFHLDPSYWDQAYSGHAGHISYIPFPGYVGIYDYSFEPAFVRKRNERERQRVRCVNEGYTLLRAHLPKEFADKRLSKVETLRAAISYIKHLQSLLDCHPLGSGGKETLCAKEITEAPSPGPPRECNSDGESKTSSASSPYSEFEEPGS; this is encoded by the coding sequence atggacAGCAATAAAGATGATGGCAGGCTATTGAACCGGATTGCATTTTCAGGAGCGACGTCCCTGGCTAACAGCCACGGGACTCCCCACGTGGTCCCCCTGAGGGAGCCCTTTGGGGTTCCCTTCCACCTGGACCCATCTTACTGGGATCAAGCCTACAGCGGGCACGCAGGTCACATTTCCTATATCCCATTCCCCGGATACGTGGGCATCTATGACTACTCCTTTGAGCCTGCCTTCGTTAGAAAGAGGAACGAGAGGGAAAGGCAGCGGGTGCGCTGTGTGAATGAGGGTTACACGCTCCTGAGAGCGCACCTGCCCAAGGAATTTGCTGACAAGCGCCTCAGCAAAGTGGAGACCCTGAGAGCTGCCATAAGTTACATCAAACACCTGCAGAGCTTGCTGGACTGTCATCCCTTAGGGTCTGGCGGTAAGGAAACACTCTGTGCCAAGGAGATCACAGAAGCTCCCAGTCCTGGTCCCCCCAGGGAGTGCAACAGTGATGGAGAGTCTAAAACCTCTTCAGCGTCATCCCCGTACAGTGAATTTGAGGAGCCAGGCAGCTAG